A window of the Pseudomonas fluorescens genome harbors these coding sequences:
- a CDS encoding fatty acid desaturase, translating into MDRTSASPQRHNAAQRSAHIREVVLAKGIELRERYPILKHQDALGAGILAFAIAGMIGSAALYITGHMAWWACLLLNAFFASLTHELEHDLIHSMYFRKQRVPHNLMMGLVWLARPSTINPWIRRHLHLNHHKVSGTETDMEERAITNGEPWGFARLLMVGDNVMSAFIRMLRAKTWAHKFSIIKRSLKVYAPLALVHWGAWYVFLGFHAANGIAYLMGSPIEWSATTLSVMQVIDIAAVVIIGPNVLRTFCLHFISSNMHYYGDVEPGNVLQQCQVLNPWWLWPLQAFCFNFGSSHGIHHFVVKEPFYIRQLTVPVAHKVMREMGVRFNDFGTFGRANRFVRKENEGLAGKAIEVN; encoded by the coding sequence ATGGACCGTACTTCTGCAAGTCCCCAGCGACACAATGCTGCCCAGCGATCAGCGCATATTCGCGAAGTGGTGCTGGCCAAAGGCATCGAGCTGCGCGAGCGCTACCCGATTCTCAAGCATCAGGACGCCCTCGGCGCGGGGATTCTGGCGTTTGCCATTGCCGGGATGATCGGTTCGGCGGCGCTCTACATCACCGGGCACATGGCGTGGTGGGCGTGCCTGTTGCTCAACGCGTTTTTCGCTTCGCTGACCCATGAGCTTGAACACGACCTGATCCACAGCATGTATTTCCGCAAACAGCGCGTGCCGCACAACCTGATGATGGGCCTGGTATGGCTGGCGCGGCCGAGCACGATCAACCCGTGGATCCGCCGCCATTTGCACCTCAATCATCACAAGGTGTCCGGCACTGAAACCGACATGGAAGAACGGGCAATCACCAATGGCGAGCCTTGGGGTTTTGCGCGGTTGCTGATGGTCGGCGACAACGTGATGTCGGCGTTCATCCGCATGCTCCGGGCCAAGACCTGGGCGCATAAATTCAGCATCATCAAGCGTTCGTTGAAGGTCTACGCGCCGCTGGCGCTGGTGCATTGGGGGGCGTGGTATGTGTTTCTCGGGTTCCATGCGGCCAATGGGATCGCCTACCTGATGGGCTCGCCGATTGAATGGTCAGCGACCACGTTGTCAGTGATGCAAGTGATTGACATCGCCGCCGTGGTGATCATTGGCCCGAATGTGTTGCGCACCTTCTGCCTGCACTTCATCAGTTCGAACATGCATTACTACGGGGATGTGGAACCGGGCAATGTGCTGCAGCAGTGCCAGGTGTTGAACCCGTGGTGGCTGTGGCCGTTGCAGGCGTTCTGCTTCAACTTCGGCAGCAGTCACGGGATTCATCATTTTGTGGTGAAGGAGCCGTTTTACATTCGCCAGCTGACGGTGCCGGTGGCGCATAAGGTGATGCGGGAGATGGGGGTTCGGTTCAATGATTTCGGGACGTTTGGGCGGGCGAACCGGTTTGTTCGCAAGGAAAATGAGGGGTTGGCGGGTAAGGCGATCGAGGTGAACTGA
- a CDS encoding AraC family transcriptional regulator translates to MKEPTSLASWTRALRKQLDALGLDSTALCQQAGLDPQLMDDPNARYPLSATTRLWEIAVQVSGDPAIGLRVSRFVSPTTFHALGYALVASGSLREVFERIVRYHQVVSDALELELTRTEDRYRFRLKIPADNPAPAFEAIDAFAAIYVRTCRNRLGRDYAPLAVYLRRPEPADAHQWHKVFRSPVHFSAEEDRIEFALTDFDSHLDDANPELAEHNEAVLKRTLAQLKPLTWERKVRDAIEEQLPEGEPSAERIAQALHLSLRSLQRHLADEGCRFDTLLNESRENLALLHLRDPQCSLSEVSYLLGFADTSSFSRAFKRWTGMTPGQFRDQLR, encoded by the coding sequence ATGAAGGAACCGACTTCTCTCGCCAGCTGGACCCGTGCCCTGCGCAAGCAACTCGACGCGCTGGGGCTGGACAGCACTGCCCTGTGTCAGCAGGCCGGGCTCGATCCGCAACTGATGGACGACCCGAACGCCCGCTATCCGTTGTCGGCAACCACACGCCTGTGGGAAATCGCGGTGCAGGTCAGCGGTGATCCGGCGATCGGTTTGCGGGTGTCGAGGTTTGTCAGCCCCACGACGTTTCACGCGTTGGGTTACGCATTGGTGGCCAGCGGCAGCCTGCGGGAAGTATTCGAGCGGATCGTGCGTTATCACCAGGTGGTCAGCGACGCGCTGGAGCTGGAGCTGACCCGCACCGAAGACCGCTATCGGTTTCGCCTGAAGATCCCGGCCGACAACCCGGCGCCCGCCTTCGAGGCCATCGACGCGTTTGCCGCGATCTACGTGCGCACCTGCCGCAATCGCCTGGGCCGCGACTACGCACCGCTGGCGGTTTATCTACGCCGCCCGGAACCGGCCGATGCGCATCAATGGCACAAGGTGTTTCGCTCGCCGGTGCATTTTTCCGCCGAAGAAGACCGTATCGAATTCGCCCTCACCGACTTCGACAGCCACCTCGACGACGCCAACCCGGAACTGGCCGAACACAACGAAGCGGTGCTCAAACGCACCCTCGCCCAGCTCAAGCCGCTGACCTGGGAGCGCAAGGTGCGCGACGCCATCGAAGAACAACTGCCCGAAGGCGAACCCAGCGCCGAACGCATCGCCCAGGCCTTGCACCTGAGCCTGCGCAGCCTGCAACGGCATCTGGCGGACGAGGGTTGTCGCTTCGACACGTTGTTGAATGAGAGCCGGGAGAACCTCGCACTGCTGCACCTGCGCGATCCGCAATGCTCGCTGAGCGAGGTCAGTTATCTGTTGGGATTTGCCGACACCAGCAGCTTCAGCCGCGCGTTCAAACGCTGGACCGGGATGACACCGGGGCAGTTTCGGGATCAGTTGCGCTGA
- the uraH gene encoding hydroxyisourate hydrolase: MTPLRMTFAALGLSAFSGLALAAGNPLSVHVLNLENGLPSPGINVTLERHVGQVWQPLAQGTTNEQGRIAELFPANKPFEAGEYRVVFKTGEYFEKAKHETFFPEIPVIFKVKQTDQHYHIPLLLSPYGFSTYRGS; encoded by the coding sequence ATGACCCCTCTGCGCATGACTTTCGCCGCGCTTGGCTTGAGCGCTTTTTCGGGCCTGGCGCTGGCCGCCGGCAACCCGTTGAGCGTGCACGTACTCAATCTGGAAAACGGCCTGCCGTCGCCGGGCATCAACGTGACGCTGGAGCGTCATGTCGGTCAGGTCTGGCAGCCGCTGGCGCAGGGCACCACCAATGAACAGGGGCGGATCGCCGAACTTTTCCCGGCGAACAAACCGTTCGAGGCGGGTGAATATCGGGTGGTGTTCAAGACCGGCGAGTACTTCGAGAAGGCGAAGCACGAGACTTTCTTTCCGGAGATTCCGGTGATTTTTAAAGTGAAGCAGACGGATCAGCACTATCACATTCCGCTGCTGCTCAGCCCGTATGGCTTCTCCACTTATCGCGGTTCGTAG
- a CDS encoding Crp/Fnr family transcriptional regulator codes for MDKVWRERLLTGQWFSHLPSSFQDSLLAAARERRLAAGQRLFQRGDAPCGLYAVLDGAVRIGAVSEQGKEALLSLVEAPHWFGEICLFDGQPRTHDAYAVGPCTLLNIPQATLLKLLDEQPVYWRHLALLMSHKLRLTFINLEQLSLLPAPARLAHRLLMIAEGYGELDPPRRVLQLPQEQLASMLSLSRQTTNQILKELQGQGIIGLSYGEIEILDAARLRALATL; via the coding sequence ATGGATAAGGTCTGGCGCGAGCGCCTGCTGACCGGGCAATGGTTCAGTCATCTGCCTTCGTCCTTTCAGGATAGTCTGCTGGCGGCGGCCCGGGAGCGGCGGCTGGCGGCGGGGCAACGGCTGTTCCAGCGCGGTGATGCGCCGTGCGGGCTGTACGCGGTGCTCGACGGCGCAGTGCGCATCGGCGCGGTCAGCGAGCAGGGCAAGGAGGCGTTGCTGAGCCTGGTGGAGGCGCCGCACTGGTTTGGCGAAATCTGCCTGTTCGACGGCCAGCCCCGCACCCACGATGCCTACGCGGTCGGGCCTTGTACCCTGCTGAACATTCCCCAGGCCACGCTGCTGAAACTGCTCGACGAGCAGCCCGTCTACTGGCGGCATTTGGCCCTGTTGATGAGCCACAAGCTGCGTCTGACGTTCATCAATCTTGAACAGCTGAGCCTGCTGCCGGCTCCGGCGCGTCTGGCCCATCGCCTGCTGATGATCGCCGAAGGCTACGGCGAACTGGATCCGCCACGCCGGGTGCTGCAACTGCCCCAGGAACAGCTGGCGTCGATGCTGTCGCTGTCGCGGCAGACCACCAACCAGATCCTCAAGGAGTTGCAGGGGCAGGGGATTATCGGCTTGAGTTATGGCGAGATCGAAATCCTCGACGCCGCGCGTTTGCGCGCACTGGCGACACTCTGA
- a CDS encoding DUF962 domain-containing protein has protein sequence MKSLVDHLSQYAAYHRDPRNIASHFIGIPLIVVAVAVLLSRPEWSVGGLWISPAVIAALASAWFYLRLELKLGVLMTVLMGLSVWAGHVLAQQSTMFWLSSGLAMFVIGWVIQFVGHHYEGRKPAFVDDLSGLIVGPLFVVAELAFMLGMRHELKEQIEARAGVVRVNPNRAAV, from the coding sequence ATGAAAAGCCTCGTCGATCATTTGAGTCAATACGCCGCTTATCACCGTGACCCGCGCAACATCGCCAGCCACTTTATCGGGATTCCGCTGATTGTGGTGGCGGTGGCCGTGCTGTTGTCGCGGCCGGAATGGTCGGTGGGCGGATTGTGGATTTCGCCGGCGGTGATCGCGGCCCTCGCTTCGGCGTGGTTTTACCTGCGCCTGGAGCTGAAGCTCGGGGTGTTGATGACCGTGTTGATGGGACTGTCGGTCTGGGCCGGGCATGTTCTGGCGCAGCAGAGCACCATGTTTTGGCTGAGCAGTGGTCTGGCGATGTTTGTGATCGGCTGGGTGATCCAGTTTGTCGGGCACCACTATGAAGGGCGCAAACCGGCTTTTGTGGATGACTTGAGCGGGTTGATTGTCGGGCCGCTGTTTGTGGTGGCGGAACTGGCGTTCATGCTCGGGATGCGCCATGAACTGAAAGAGCAGATCGAGGCGCGGGCAGGTGTGGTGCGGGTCAATCCGAATCGTGCGGCTGTCTGA
- a CDS encoding heavy metal response regulator transcription factor, with product MRLLVVEDEAKTANFLAKGLGESGFAVDVALNGLDGRYFIEQQAYDLIILDVMLPGLNGWQLLQLIRQRGATPVLFLTAKDAIEDRVRGLELGADDYLLKPFAFAELLARVRTLLRRGPMREAESYSIADLEIDVLRRRVSRGGQRIALTNKEFALLHLLASRQGEVLSRTLIASQVWNLNFDSDTNMVEVAVRRLRSKVDDPYMPKLIHTVRGVGYQLEAPDDAR from the coding sequence ATGCGTTTGCTGGTCGTAGAAGATGAAGCCAAAACCGCGAATTTCCTCGCCAAAGGGCTGGGTGAGTCGGGTTTTGCCGTGGATGTGGCGCTCAACGGCCTCGACGGGCGCTACTTCATCGAGCAGCAGGCATATGACCTGATCATCCTCGACGTGATGCTGCCGGGCCTCAACGGCTGGCAATTGCTCCAGTTGATCCGTCAGCGCGGCGCCACGCCGGTGTTGTTCCTGACGGCGAAGGACGCCATCGAAGACCGCGTGCGCGGCCTCGAACTGGGGGCCGATGATTATTTGCTCAAGCCGTTCGCCTTCGCCGAATTGCTCGCGCGGGTGCGCACGTTGTTGCGGCGCGGGCCGATGCGCGAAGCCGAGTCGTACAGCATCGCCGATCTGGAAATCGACGTGCTGCGCCGCCGCGTCAGCCGTGGCGGCCAGCGCATCGCCCTGACCAACAAGGAGTTCGCCCTGTTGCATTTGCTCGCCAGCCGACAGGGTGAGGTGCTGTCGCGCACGCTGATCGCTTCGCAGGTGTGGAACCTGAATTTCGACAGCGACACCAACATGGTCGAAGTCGCAGTGCGCCGCTTGCGTTCGAAAGTCGATGATCCGTACATGCCCAAACTGATCCACACCGTGCGCGGGGTCGGCTATCAACTCGAAGCGCCCGACGATGCGCGCTAG
- a CDS encoding heavy metal sensor histidine kinase: MRARSIAWRLALAFAAVCALVLSAIGVFLYRSLASEIAWRDDMALLGRLEQVRALLADSDSLDALQARPRLYQNMLGNLDSLLLVQRADGSKVITINPRQRALPSVQAIPRDQPPQRRDVLTWQAADGVELALLSGQAQGPNGESLTVIAGKVLSEREQMLGSYRFRLYLAVGLGAVLAFTLGLVLLRRGLRPLRKLSEALRGVDLRSLDQRVPTAGTPAELLEPVHALNGMLVRLDDGFQRLSQFSADLAHEIRTPLHTLLASNGQALNYPRSSTEYQEVLASNMEEFERLKRMAENLMFLARAEQAERALDLRTLELHEIGDELCDYFEALADDRGIRLENTFSGELLADQQLLQRALGNLLANAVRHADAGSVISLRRRDEPGMCWLQVHNLGPVIANEHLGKLFDRFYRVDPSRAEPGDSGGLGLAIVQSIMQLHGGRVRVSSDVNRTVFELGFVVT, from the coding sequence ATGCGCGCTAGATCCATCGCCTGGCGCCTGGCCCTGGCGTTCGCCGCCGTCTGTGCGCTGGTACTCAGCGCGATTGGCGTGTTCCTGTATCGCTCGCTGGCCTCGGAAATCGCCTGGCGCGACGACATGGCCCTGCTCGGTCGTCTGGAACAGGTGCGCGCGCTGCTCGCCGACAGCGACAGCCTCGACGCCTTGCAGGCGCGGCCACGGCTGTACCAGAACATGCTCGGCAACCTCGACAGTCTGCTGCTGGTGCAACGCGCGGACGGCTCGAAGGTGATCACGATCAACCCTCGCCAACGTGCACTGCCGTCCGTGCAGGCCATCCCCCGGGATCAACCGCCGCAACGCCGCGATGTGCTGACCTGGCAGGCGGCGGACGGAGTCGAGCTAGCCTTGTTGTCCGGGCAGGCCCAGGGCCCGAACGGCGAATCGCTGACCGTGATCGCCGGAAAGGTCTTGAGCGAGCGCGAGCAGATGCTCGGCAGTTATCGCTTTCGCCTGTATCTGGCCGTCGGTCTTGGTGCCGTACTCGCTTTCACGCTGGGCCTGGTGCTGTTGCGCCGAGGTTTACGGCCTCTGCGCAAGCTGAGTGAAGCGCTGCGCGGCGTTGACCTGCGCAGTCTCGACCAACGCGTTCCCACCGCCGGTACGCCGGCGGAATTGCTGGAACCGGTGCACGCGCTGAACGGCATGCTGGTGCGGCTGGACGACGGCTTCCAGCGCCTCTCACAGTTTTCCGCAGACCTTGCCCACGAAATCCGCACGCCCCTGCACACCTTACTCGCGAGCAACGGCCAGGCACTGAATTACCCGCGCAGCAGCACCGAGTATCAGGAAGTGCTGGCGTCGAATATGGAAGAGTTCGAACGGCTCAAGCGCATGGCCGAAAACCTGATGTTTCTCGCCCGCGCCGAGCAGGCTGAGCGGGCGCTCGATCTGCGCACGCTGGAGCTGCACGAAATCGGCGATGAGTTGTGCGACTACTTCGAAGCCTTGGCCGATGACCGGGGAATCCGCCTCGAAAACACGTTCAGCGGAGAATTGCTGGCAGATCAGCAACTGCTGCAACGGGCCTTGGGCAACCTGTTGGCCAACGCCGTACGCCATGCCGATGCCGGCTCGGTCATCAGCCTGCGCCGTCGCGATGAGCCAGGCATGTGCTGGCTGCAAGTCCATAACCTCGGCCCGGTCATCGCGAATGAACATCTGGGCAAACTGTTCGACCGCTTCTACCGCGTCGACCCGTCCCGCGCGGAGCCGGGAGATTCCGGCGGCTTGGGACTGGCGATCGTGCAGTCGATCATGCAGTTGCATGGTGGGCGGGTGCGGGTGAGTAGTGATGTAAATCGCACCGTGTTTGAACTGGGGTTTGTGGTGACCTGA
- a CDS encoding GlcG/HbpS family heme-binding protein yields the protein MSAKYLIASLAIGLGTAAIAAPELPRHADLDLKTARLLADAVLENCTGTVSVLDRGGNLLVTLRGDGIGPHNTAASQRKAYTALSTKTPTRLFAERARSNPETSNLNNLDELLLLGGGIPLFAEKELVGAMGVAGSGGGEQDENCAIKAAEIVGLSINRT from the coding sequence ATGTCCGCTAAATACTTGATCGCCAGCCTGGCAATCGGCCTCGGCACTGCCGCAATCGCCGCGCCTGAACTGCCCCGTCACGCCGATCTCGATCTGAAAACCGCACGGCTGCTGGCCGATGCGGTGCTGGAAAACTGCACCGGCACGGTGTCGGTGCTCGACCGTGGCGGCAACCTGCTGGTGACCTTGCGCGGCGACGGTATCGGCCCGCACAACACCGCCGCCAGCCAACGCAAGGCCTACACCGCGTTGTCGACGAAAACCCCGACCCGGTTGTTCGCCGAGCGCGCCCGCAGCAACCCGGAAACCTCCAACCTCAACAACCTCGATGAACTGCTGTTGCTCGGCGGTGGCATTCCGTTATTCGCCGAAAAAGAACTGGTTGGCGCCATGGGCGTGGCCGGTTCCGGTGGCGGCGAGCAGGACGAAAACTGCGCGATCAAGGCTGCCGAAATCGTCGGCCTGTCCATCAACCGTACTTGA